The following proteins are encoded in a genomic region of Fusarium oxysporum f. sp. lycopersici 4287 chromosome 1, whole genome shotgun sequence:
- a CDS encoding hypothetical protein (At least one base has a quality score < 10), with protein MSSVSPCLNDDSLGPAVRGCRGNFDFTVVFEDVVFVIVPAIAFICLGFIRISKLCRCHRPIVGPSAVQWTKLALAIGLTVLQLVLIILGRNSSQFASGRSLAAASLAFIAALLLIPLSWIEHSRAPRPSTAIAAYLSVTLLFDVARTRTAWLLIPSGLNPNYAYLLTAATALKAIMVFLESRQKEKWLGWDVKQHSPEETSGIWNLGVFFWLNTLFMKGYRVILTLESLYPLDKALTAETHQHLVERVHNNPYKGQKYGLARLLLRILLLQLLPPIIPRAALLAASICQPFLIHALLHYLQSEDQDQNHGYGLIGATALTYGAIAFSTALYWYFQERFVIMVRGILVLAVYEKTTELRMPADGDSSALTLMSTDVERITRGVLDLHEYWANTIQIALSCWLLQRELGAAFAASLGVVAVSTLTAFGIGKLLGPRQKEWMEAIETRVGVTAAAIAQMKLVKMSGMTKPIQSYVQRLRVTEIEIGGRWRMLLAAAATVSQVPMTLSPVITFAVATKTLNTTSIFVSISYLTLLASPLMILFQKIPQFLGALTCLQRIQTYLERDPRFEYRHLDNGMVSAASVTSSSPSVAGMSGIGFEVKTLEKKGAPHVVIKNGSFGWHENVAVLKHVNITIPSSRLTAVVGPVASGKSTLCKAILGEVPFSTGSTVVPRSRVVGYCDQQPFLTNTTIRNNIIGSNHFDDKRYTSIINATMLDQDLTNLPQGDSTMIGSSGIALSGGQRQRVAIARALYLVDADLLIFDDVLSGLDARTTDHVFRHVFGRDGLLRRRGATVILCTHNLRHFQAAGHAIRISSTGDVFGEKPTGEDTRPNSALGFDSEPASTEALGSTEEPAPFHSSPTVAMTAEEAEARKLGDTSVFGYYIRTIGLTPIIAFVFACVCNGFLNNFPRIWLTFWADDAARPQRGLVQMHAQAYYIGIYAMLQILALVSFMAAVVLVLGPFIRLSGSVLHQRALETVINAPLQLLTTSDTGTITNYFSQDITIIDNELPMAVANVVLDIFGVIGMGVLIASSSPWLGLTYPAMILILWLIQRFYLRTTSTHHRLLTQSQRTMYLLSMVQRWLYLTLIVVVSVTATALVGVITQLRSSSSLSGASLVTLMTLSQSLSDIVRFYAALETSIGAVARLRNFTTKTGTERISHDEGKRDERWPSKGNVEARGIWATYNGDAEEYALQGIDVSIRAGERIALCGRTGSGKSSFILLLLALLEPVQQDDAEYTLSIDGVPLSSISPQTIRERLITVPQDPVFLPIGSTFMENLDPLGSATIEQCREVLQAMDLWNMVEAQGGLDGVLSESSLSQGQRQVFNIARAVLKRKTTGSSVLLLDEFTSSVDADTERDMLAMIDREFAGCTIVMVAHRLHIVSEFCDRVLVLDHGRIVETGDPRTLARVDETWFASLLAAVG; from the exons ATGTCATCTGTCAGCCCTTGTCTTAACGATGACTCGCTGGGGCCTGCTGTGCGCGGTTGCAGAGGCAACTTTGACTTCACTGTTGTCTTTGAAGATGTCGTCTTTGTCATTGTACCAGCTATTGCTTTCATTTGCCTTGGATTTATCCGGATATCAAAACTTTGCCGTTGCCATCGCCCAATAGTCGGTCCCTCGGCAGTTCAGTGGACGAAGCTG GCTCTTGCAATAGGCTTGACTGTCTTGCAGCTTGTTCTCATCATTCTTGGACGGAACTCTTCCCAGTTCGCTTCAGGACGTTCTTTAGCTGCTGCCTCCCTTGCTTTCATCGCAGCCCTGCTTCTTATCCCACTGTCATGGATTGAGCATTCAAGAGCCCCGCGACCTTCAACAGCCATCGCTGCCTACCTTTCCGTCACGTTATTATTTGATGTTGCTCGGACACGGACAGCATGGCTTCTCATTCCATCGGGGCTCAACCCTAACTATGCATATTTATTAACAGCAGCCACTGCCCTCAAAGCTATCATGGTTTTCTTGGAATCACGTCAGAAAGAGAAATGGCTCGGCTGGGATGTGAAGCAGCATAGCCCCGAGGAGACGAGTGGCATTTGGAATCTTggcgtcttcttctggctgAACACGTTGTTTATGAAAGGCTATCGTGTCATCCTGACGCTGGAGAGTTTGTATCCCCTCGACAAAGCCCTTACAGCTGAGACACATCAACATCTCGTTGAGCGAGTTCACAACAACCCCTACAAGGGCCAGAAATACGGTCTGGCACGACTATTGCTGCGGATCCTACTCCTCCAGTTATTACCACCGATTATTCCTCGTGCAGCGCTCCTCGCTGCCAGCATATGCCAACCGTTTCTCATCCACGCCCTCTTGCACTACCTACAGAGCGAAGACCAAGACCAGAATCATGGATATGGACTCATTGGCGCTACAGCTCTAACGTACGGGGCCATTGCATTCTCAACAGCATTATACTGGTACTTCCAAGAGCGTTTCGTCATCATGGTCCGTGGCATTCTAGTGCTCGCCGTGTACGAGAAGACTACAGAGCTTAGAATGCCCGCGGATGGTGATTCTAGCGCCCTCACATTAATGAGCACCGACGTGGAGCGCATCACAAGAGGTGTTCTTGACCTCCATGAATACTGGGCCAACACTATCCAGATTGCTCTGTCTTGCTGGCTCCTCCAACGAGAGCTTGGCGCTGCATTTGCTGCCTCCCTTGGTGTAGTCGCCGTCTCAACGCTCACGGCGTTTGGGATAGGTAAGCTTCTTGGACCACGTCAAAAAGAATGGATGGAAGCAATCGAAACGAGAGTTGGTGTCACTGCGGCTGCTATTGCGCAGATGAAGCTCGTCAAGATGTCTGGCATGACAAAGCCAATTCAATCTTACGTACAGAGACTGCGAGTGACAGAGATTGAGATCGGTGGGCGTTGGCGTATGCTCCTCGCTGCAGCAGCCACTGTCTCTCAGGTTCCCATGACCTTATCTCCCGTTATTACTTTTGCGGTGGCCACCAAGACGCTCAACACGACCTCGATATTCGTCTCCATCTCCTACCTTACCCTTCTCGCATCGCCTCTCATGATACTGTTTCAGAAAATTCCACAGTTTCTTGGGGCGCTAACTTGTCTTCAACGGATCCAGACGTATCTAGAGCGCGACCCAAGGTTTGAGTATCGCCATCTTGATAATGGCATGGTGTCAGCCGCATCTGTGACTtcgtcttctccttctgtaGCTGGCATGAGCGGTATTGGATTTGAGGTGAAGACTTTAGAGAAGAAAGGAGCCCCTCACGTCGTGATCAAGAACGGCAGCTTTGGGTGGCACGAGAACGTTGCTGTTCTTAAGCATGTCAACATAACCATTCCATCGTCACGTCTCACAGCTGTCGTTGGTCCTGTTGCAAGCGGGAAATCCACCTTATGCAAAGCCATTCTCGGCGAGGTCCCCTTTTCGACAGGCTCAACGGTTGTTCCTCGTTCCAGAGTCGTTGGCTACTGTGATCAACAGCCGTTCTTAACAAATACCACCATCCGCAACAACATCATAGGTAGCAATCACTTTGACGACAAGCGATATACTTCCATTATAAACGCTACTATGCTCGACCAAGACCTCACGAATCTCCCCCAGGGCGATAGCACAATGATCGGAAGTAGTGGCATCGCCTTGAGCGGCGGACAGCGGCAACGAGTGGCAATTGCGAGGGCGCTATACCTTGTAGACGCCGACCTCCTGATCTTTGATGATGTACTCAGCGGCTTAGATGCCAGAACGACTGATCATGTTTTCCGACATGTCTTTGGACGAGATGGTCTGCTTCGTCGTCGTGGTGCCACTGTTATTCTGTGCACACATAACCTTCGGCACTTTCAAGCTGCGGGCCATGCCATCAGAATCAGCAGTACTGGAGATGTATTTGGAGAGAAGCCCACGGGTGAAGATACCCGTCCAAATTCTGCTCTAGGCTTCGATTCAGAGCCAGCTTCGACTGAAGCACTTGGAAGCACAGAAGAGCCAGCACCCTTCCACTCATCACCAACTGTAGCCATGActgcagaagaagcagaggcaCGAAAATTGGGTGACACGAGCGTCTTTGGCTATTACATACGTACAATTGGCCTAACTCCCATTATCGCCTTCGTTTTCGCTTGTGTATGCAACGGCTTCCTCAACAACTTCCCACGCATATGGCTCACATTCTGGGCTGACGATGCGGCCCGGCCACAAAGAGGCTTGGTACAAATGCACGCTCAGGCCTACTACATCGGTATATACGCAATGCTTCAAATACTTGCTTTAGTATCATTCATGGCTGCTGTGGTTCTGGTTCTAGGCCCTTTCATTCGCCTTAGTGGCTCGGTACTGCACCAGAGGGCGTTGGAAACCGTCATAAACGCACCGTTGCAACTCTTGACAACATCAGACACTGGCACTATCACCAATTACTTCTCTCAAGATATAACTATTATTGATAATGAGCTTCCTATGGCTGTGGCTAATGTGGTGCTGGATATATTTGGTGTCATTGGTATGGGAGTGCTTATTGCGTCGTCATCACCTTGGCTAGGACTTACTTATCCGGCCATGATACTTATCTTATGGTTGATACAACGGTTTTACCTCCGAAC AACATCAACACATCACCGACTGCTGACCCAGTCCCAGAGGACGATGTATCTACTTTCAATGGTGCAGCGCTGGCTGTATCTGACTTTAATCGTGGTCGTCTCTGTTACGGCGACAGCTCTCGTAGGTGTAATAACTCAGCTTCGGTCTAGTTCAAGTCTCTCTGGTGCATCGCTAGTCACTTTGATGACGTTGAGTCAGTCCTTGAGTGACATTGTGCGATTCTATGCTGCGCTAGAGACTTCTATTGGAGCCGTAGCTCGGCTCCGGAATTTTACTACCAAGACTGGGACGGAACGTATTTCGCATGATGAAGGGAAACGTGATGAACGGTGGCCATCTAAGGGAAATGTTGAGGCTCGGGGAATTTGGGCGACGTATAA TGGAGATGCTGAGGAATATGCGCTGCAAGGAATTGACGTCTCGATCCGAGCGGGCGAAAGGATAGCTTTGTGCGGTCGTACAGGAAG CGGAAAATCTTCTTTtattctccttcttctcgctcttctgGAGCCCGTACAACAGGATGATGCCGAGTACACATTGTCCATTGACGGTGTTCCTCTCTCATCCATAAGTCCACAGACAATACGGGAAAGACTAATAACAGTGCCCCAAGACCCAGTGTTCTTGCCCATAGGCAGCACTTTTATGGAGAATCTTGATCCACTGGGCTCAGCCACCATAGAGCAGTGTCGCGAAGTGCTGCAAGCAATGGACCTCTGGAACATGGTGGAGGCCCAGGGTGGACTTGACGGTGTTCTATCAGAATCCTCACTGAGTCAAGGCCAGAGGCAGGTCTTCAACATTGCACGAGCAGTGCTCAAGCGGAAGACGACGGGTAGTTCTGTACTCCTCTTGGATGAGTTCACCAGCTCGGTTGATGCTGATACCGAGCGGGACATGCTTGCGATGATTGACAGGGAGTTTGCGGGCTGTACTATCGTTATGGTAGCGCATCGGCTGCACATTGTGTCTGAATTTTGCGACAGGGTGCTTGTTTTGGATCACGGAAGGATTGTAGAGACTGGTGACCCTCGGACACTGGCAAGGGTCGATGAGACGTGGTTTGCGAGTTTGTTGGCAGCTGTAGGATAG